Proteins co-encoded in one Vampirovibrio chlorellavorus genomic window:
- a CDS encoding TIGR01212 family radical SAM protein (This family includes YhcC from E. coli K-12, an uncharacterized radical SAM protein.), producing the protein MTTTETQKPYRPYSAYLKEKLGYKTYKLTLDAGFTCPNRDGTKAYGGCTFCDQTGSSSRAQDRRDSITEQLLKNMEKQRKRFKADKFIAYFQSFTNTYDSVCRLKALYDEACAAHEDIIGLAISTRPDCVDEEKIALIASYKERMQYVSVEYGLQTIHNRTLDLLNRAETFEDFLTAYELTRQYELDHCIHVILDLPGESWEDQMQTADKLAELRVNGVKIHLLCAMEKTPLAAQYLRGEWNPLDQEAYVSLICDFIERLHPECVIHRVAGNGHHQHVVAPLWLQRKLELMNEIDAEFARRGTRQGAKCRVLR; encoded by the coding sequence ATGACGACCACCGAAACCCAAAAACCATACCGCCCCTACAGCGCCTACCTGAAAGAAAAGCTGGGGTATAAAACCTACAAGCTGACCCTGGACGCTGGCTTTACCTGCCCCAACCGGGATGGCACCAAGGCATACGGCGGCTGCACGTTTTGCGATCAGACCGGCTCTTCCTCCCGGGCCCAGGACCGACGGGACAGCATTACAGAACAGCTGCTGAAAAACATGGAGAAGCAGCGCAAACGCTTCAAGGCCGATAAATTTATCGCCTACTTCCAGAGCTTCACCAACACGTACGACTCGGTTTGTCGCCTGAAAGCGCTGTACGACGAAGCCTGTGCAGCGCACGAGGATATTATCGGGCTGGCCATTTCCACCCGCCCCGACTGCGTGGACGAAGAAAAAATCGCCCTGATTGCCAGCTATAAGGAACGCATGCAATACGTCTCCGTGGAGTACGGCCTGCAAACCATCCACAATCGCACGCTGGACTTGCTGAACCGGGCGGAAACCTTTGAGGACTTTTTAACCGCCTATGAGCTGACCCGCCAGTACGAGCTGGATCACTGTATCCACGTGATTCTGGATTTGCCAGGCGAAAGCTGGGAAGATCAGATGCAAACCGCCGACAAGCTGGCGGAACTACGGGTGAACGGGGTGAAAATCCACTTGCTCTGCGCCATGGAGAAAACCCCGCTGGCCGCTCAATACCTGCGGGGCGAATGGAACCCGCTGGATCAGGAGGCCTATGTCTCCCTGATTTGCGACTTTATCGAGCGGCTGCATCCTGAATGTGTCATTCACCGGGTGGCCGGAAATGGGCATCATCAGCACGTGGTGGCCCCGTTATGGCTACAACGCAAACTGGAGCTGATGAACGAGATCGACGCGGAGTTCGCCCGACGCGGCACCCGACAAGGCGCCAAGTGCAGGGTATTGCGCTAA
- the glmS gene encoding glutamine--fructose-6-phosphate transaminase (isomerizing), with protein MCGIVGYLGQKSPVPLIVDSLRTLEYRGYDSAGVAYLDDESLLHVYKASGKLLNLEGILPNELRLPTLPAEVVNGHRNIGIGHIRWATHGAATNVNAHPHTGSRQEIALVHNGIIENFYELRQELQAKGHQFVSETDTESVVQLLEHIAETETDFSKVILKALQKLQGAYALTVISKKFPNHLYAARHQAPLVVGVGKDQHGNDEYIVASDAVAIVNHTNRLIYLKDGEIVEISPAGLRIMNLQGEQVEPVIETISTDPLTIDKKGYKHFMLKEIYEQPDVVRNSLTGRLQSVHQPIWILGDTPEQEQRFDKHLSAINRIVIIGCGTSYNAGLVGKYFIEELVQLPVEVEAAGEFRYRNPFISDRDLVITMSQSGETADTLAALRLSHQKGAKVLTLTNREDSSMAREADFVMPVRAGVEVSVAATKSFTAQITALYLLGLSLAEKRQTLSPEQLESLKSELLKMPARIESVLHNTEPLQVLARKYGQARDVLFIARGVNFPVALEGALKLKEISYIHAEGYSGSELKHGPIAMLDSNVPVVSVLTKGPVFEKMISNCQEAKAREARLIGITNTPIPNELRDTFEDILEIPESAEHFSPMLTTIPLQLLAYYMAEFLGKDVDQPRNLAKSVTVE; from the coding sequence ATGTGTGGCATCGTCGGCTATTTGGGCCAAAAATCTCCGGTTCCCTTGATTGTAGACAGTTTACGCACGTTGGAATATCGAGGCTACGATTCCGCCGGGGTGGCTTATCTGGACGATGAGAGCCTGTTGCACGTTTACAAGGCCTCCGGCAAGTTGCTGAATCTGGAAGGCATTTTGCCCAACGAATTGCGCCTGCCCACCCTGCCTGCGGAAGTGGTGAACGGGCATCGCAACATTGGCATTGGCCACATTCGCTGGGCGACTCATGGGGCGGCCACCAACGTGAACGCCCACCCTCACACCGGCTCCCGACAGGAAATCGCCCTGGTGCATAACGGCATCATTGAGAACTTCTACGAGCTGCGTCAGGAGTTGCAGGCCAAGGGTCATCAGTTTGTTTCCGAAACGGACACCGAAAGCGTGGTGCAGTTGCTGGAGCATATTGCGGAAACGGAAACGGATTTCTCCAAGGTGATTTTAAAGGCCTTGCAGAAACTGCAAGGGGCCTATGCGCTGACCGTAATCTCCAAAAAATTCCCCAACCACCTGTATGCCGCCCGGCATCAGGCTCCCCTGGTGGTGGGTGTGGGCAAAGACCAGCACGGAAACGATGAGTACATCGTGGCCAGCGACGCCGTGGCCATTGTCAACCATACCAACCGCCTGATTTACCTGAAAGACGGCGAGATTGTGGAGATTTCCCCAGCGGGCTTGCGCATTATGAACCTGCAGGGTGAGCAGGTGGAGCCGGTCATTGAAACCATCAGCACCGATCCCTTGACCATTGATAAAAAAGGCTACAAGCACTTCATGCTCAAGGAGATTTACGAGCAGCCCGATGTGGTGCGCAACTCCCTGACCGGGCGACTGCAAAGTGTACACCAGCCCATCTGGATTCTGGGGGATACCCCCGAGCAGGAGCAGCGTTTCGATAAGCATTTGAGCGCCATCAACCGCATTGTGATCATCGGCTGCGGCACTTCTTATAACGCCGGGCTGGTGGGTAAATACTTTATTGAGGAACTGGTGCAGTTGCCGGTGGAAGTGGAAGCCGCTGGCGAATTCCGCTACCGCAACCCGTTTATCAGCGATCGGGATTTGGTCATTACCATGTCTCAGTCGGGCGAAACCGCTGATACCTTGGCTGCCTTGCGCTTGTCACATCAAAAAGGGGCCAAAGTCCTCACACTCACCAACCGGGAAGACTCCAGCATGGCCCGGGAGGCGGATTTTGTAATGCCCGTGCGGGCCGGGGTGGAAGTCAGCGTGGCCGCCACCAAGAGCTTTACCGCCCAAATTACCGCCTTGTACCTGTTGGGCTTGTCCTTGGCGGAAAAACGGCAGACCCTGTCCCCAGAGCAATTGGAGTCGCTTAAATCCGAACTGCTGAAAATGCCCGCCCGCATTGAAAGCGTGCTGCACAATACTGAGCCGCTGCAAGTGCTGGCCCGCAAATACGGTCAGGCCCGGGATGTCCTGTTCATTGCCCGGGGGGTCAACTTCCCGGTGGCGCTGGAAGGTGCCCTGAAGCTGAAGGAAATCAGCTACATCCATGCGGAAGGATACTCCGGCAGCGAACTGAAGCACGGCCCCATCGCCATGCTGGACAGCAATGTCCCGGTGGTCTCCGTGCTGACCAAAGGCCCGGTGTTTGAGAAGATGATTTCCAACTGTCAGGAGGCCAAGGCCCGTGAGGCTAGGCTGATTGGTATTACCAACACGCCCATTCCCAATGAATTGCGGGATACCTTTGAGGACATTCTGGAGATTCCAGAGTCGGCAGAGCATTTTTCGCCCATGCTGACCACCATTCCCCTGCAATTATTGGCCTATTACATGGCTGAATTTTTAGGCAAGGACGTGGATCAGCCCCGCAATCTGGCCAAAAGCGTAACGGTGGAGTAA
- a CDS encoding 30S ribosomal protein S1, translated as MSPRKINPSLGDEEMQTPEKLEFEKLLQQYDYAFKRGEIVRGTIIALESSGALVDIGAKTAAFLPNKEVASPYATAQSVVKPGEDFDFYILFEEDEDGQLTLSLRRVQTAQNWNTLEELMNNDTVVQCKVTAVVKGGLLVDVMGLRGFIPSSHLRVRQQLEELVGNELPAKIINLDRQRNNIILSHRKMMAEQMAEQRKDLFSKLHEGALVQGEVVRLTDFGAFVDLGGVDGLLPLSQMSWRWVEHPSDILSIGDKIQVEVIGIDHDKQRVSLSIKGQHADPWNEVTKELGMGDEVEGTITRMKHFGAFVEVYPGVEALLPSKDIAEYEHRNNVKLDVGQTIKTYIIKFSPDERRISLSFHAPATANAE; from the coding sequence ATGTCCCCCCGTAAAATCAATCCCTCCCTTGGGGATGAGGAAATGCAGACGCCTGAAAAACTTGAGTTTGAAAAGTTACTGCAGCAATATGACTATGCCTTTAAGCGCGGTGAGATCGTTCGGGGGACGATTATCGCCTTGGAATCCAGCGGCGCCCTGGTTGATATTGGTGCAAAAACCGCTGCGTTCCTGCCGAATAAAGAAGTTGCCTCGCCTTATGCCACTGCCCAATCCGTGGTAAAACCGGGCGAAGATTTTGATTTTTACATCCTCTTTGAGGAAGACGAAGACGGTCAGCTGACCCTGTCCCTGCGTCGGGTACAAACCGCCCAAAACTGGAACACCCTGGAAGAGTTGATGAACAACGACACCGTGGTGCAGTGCAAAGTCACCGCCGTGGTCAAGGGTGGTTTACTGGTCGATGTGATGGGCCTGCGTGGCTTCATTCCTTCCAGCCACCTGCGGGTTCGTCAGCAACTGGAAGAATTAGTGGGCAACGAGTTGCCCGCGAAAATTATCAACCTGGATCGTCAACGCAACAACATCATCCTGTCTCACCGCAAGATGATGGCCGAGCAAATGGCCGAGCAGCGCAAGGACCTGTTCTCCAAGCTGCATGAAGGCGCTTTGGTGCAGGGCGAAGTGGTCCGCCTTACCGACTTCGGCGCATTCGTCGATTTGGGTGGTGTGGATGGCTTGCTGCCCCTGTCTCAAATGTCCTGGCGCTGGGTGGAGCATCCCTCCGACATCCTCAGCATCGGCGACAAGATTCAGGTGGAAGTCATTGGCATCGATCATGACAAGCAACGGGTCAGCCTCTCCATCAAAGGCCAGCATGCCGATCCCTGGAACGAAGTCACCAAGGAACTGGGCATGGGCGATGAAGTGGAAGGCACCATTACCCGCATGAAGCACTTCGGCGCTTTCGTGGAAGTGTATCCCGGTGTGGAAGCCCTGTTGCCCAGCAAAGACATTGCCGAATACGAGCATCGCAACAACGTGAAGCTGGATGTGGGTCAAACCATTAAAACCTACATCATCAAATTCAGCCCGGACGAGCGGCGTATCAGCTTGAGCTTCCACGCTCCGGCCACTGCCAACGCAGAATAA
- a CDS encoding sigma-70 family RNA polymerase sigma factor, translating to MANPVNAFVPLHSDLEDDDMSLALSENDANNALEASDRPYGIQESGEDTTAWYLRHMTQQSSLLNKTEELELAKRVSQGDKLAKQKLAQANLRLVISIAKRYGGRGVSFMDLVQEGNLGLMKAIEKFNYRLGYRFSTYATWWIKQSVFKAFSEQDRPIRLPGHVMDSVIKLRQARQTLKDKLDRPATDAELAAHLGVSLRKIQQLTRASGRMMSLESELTLKDGNTQPLGETIEDDRWPEPEQKLHRDKSLQLLRMALHSHLDDRERDILFKRFGIEASQKTTLLKTPERLTLEEIGRHYGVTRECIRQTELRAIRKLRSSSFLQQLID from the coding sequence ATGGCAAACCCGGTCAATGCTTTCGTTCCTCTGCACAGCGATTTGGAAGATGACGACATGAGCCTGGCGCTGAGCGAAAATGACGCCAATAATGCCTTAGAAGCCAGCGACAGGCCCTACGGAATACAGGAATCCGGAGAAGACACCACCGCCTGGTACCTTCGCCACATGACCCAGCAATCCAGCCTGCTGAACAAGACCGAAGAGTTAGAACTGGCCAAGCGCGTCTCCCAGGGGGACAAGTTAGCCAAGCAAAAACTGGCCCAGGCCAACCTGCGGCTGGTCATCAGCATCGCCAAACGCTACGGAGGCCGTGGCGTCAGTTTTATGGATCTGGTGCAGGAAGGAAATTTAGGGCTGATGAAGGCCATTGAAAAATTCAACTACCGCTTGGGATACCGATTTTCCACCTATGCCACCTGGTGGATCAAGCAATCGGTGTTCAAGGCCTTTTCCGAGCAGGATCGCCCCATCCGCCTGCCAGGACACGTTATGGACAGCGTCATCAAACTGCGCCAAGCCAGGCAAACCCTGAAGGACAAGCTGGATCGCCCGGCTACGGATGCTGAACTGGCCGCCCATCTGGGTGTTTCCCTGCGGAAAATCCAGCAGCTCACCCGGGCCTCTGGCCGCATGATGAGCCTGGAATCCGAGTTAACCTTGAAGGACGGCAACACCCAACCGTTGGGCGAAACCATTGAGGATGATCGCTGGCCTGAACCGGAACAAAAATTGCACCGAGATAAATCTTTACAATTATTGAGAATGGCCTTGCACAGTCACCTGGATGACCGAGAACGTGATATCTTATTTAAACGTTTTGGCATCGAAGCCAGTCAGAAAACCACCCTCCTCAAGACGCCCGAACGCCTGACCCTTGAGGAAATAGGACGCCATTATGGGGTAACCCGGGAGTGTATTCGTCAAACGGAATTGCGAGCGATTCGCAAACTTCGTTCGTCGTCATTTTTACAACAATTAATCGATTAG
- a CDS encoding DJ-1/PfpI family protein: MAQKILMLIAPDQFRDEELLVPRKILTEAGWSVETASTRTGTATGMLGATEVIHFDLTHAQDQAQKQAYEAVIVVGGMGSPEYLWENAPVHQLLQTLNQQHRLIAAICLSGAVLAKAGLLNGKQATVWESPDALAVFKSHQVTYTGDPVTVDGRFVTANGPEAAEAFAQAILTQLKTLTPSA; the protein is encoded by the coding sequence ATGGCCCAAAAGATTTTGATGCTGATTGCCCCCGACCAATTTCGGGATGAGGAGTTACTAGTCCCCCGAAAAATCCTGACCGAAGCAGGCTGGAGCGTGGAGACAGCCAGCACCCGCACGGGCACGGCCACGGGCATGCTGGGAGCCACCGAAGTGATCCACTTTGACCTGACCCACGCTCAGGATCAGGCTCAAAAACAGGCCTATGAGGCCGTCATCGTGGTGGGTGGCATGGGTTCCCCCGAGTATTTGTGGGAGAACGCCCCAGTGCATCAACTGCTGCAAACCCTCAACCAGCAACACCGGCTGATTGCGGCCATTTGCCTGTCCGGGGCGGTATTGGCCAAAGCCGGATTGCTGAACGGCAAACAGGCCACCGTGTGGGAGAGCCCGGACGCTCTGGCAGTCTTTAAATCGCATCAGGTGACTTATACAGGCGATCCCGTGACTGTGGATGGTCGCTTTGTGACCGCCAATGGCCCCGAGGCGGCTGAGGCCTTTGCCCAGGCCATTCTCACCCAGTTGAAGACCTTAACCCCCAGCGCGTAA
- the tyrS gene encoding tyrosine--tRNA ligase: protein MTTTSSPIEINQIFLEQAQTLCRGGELLPGGVMELARKLQKAADTATPLKVKLGLDPTRPDLHLGHTVVLRKLRAFQDLGHQAILIIGDATAMIGDPSGRSATRPPLTDAEVQVNAQTYLDQAGKVIDVRKAQVVRNSEWLSGMKLEDFLKLAAKTTVAQIIAREDFANRLKENRPISLHELFYPLMQGYDSVVVDADIELGGTDQRFNNLMGRELQLAYGRERDPQMVLLMPLLEGTDGKVKMSKSYPEHCINLTDVPEDFYGKLMSIPDALLPRYELLLDLLNEQQLEEQAQQFKDGVLNPRDIKMYLAKHLVGQYHGPEAAAAAEQAFITKFQKRDIPEDMPELALSAETPYGLTALLTDQQLAPSRNEARRLIQGGGVKLDGEKVADVDAQIAYATGQSVVLQVGKRKFIRLNFQ from the coding sequence ATGACAACGACTTCTTCCCCGATTGAGATCAACCAGATTTTTCTAGAGCAGGCCCAAACCCTTTGCCGTGGCGGAGAACTGTTGCCGGGCGGGGTCATGGAATTGGCCCGCAAGCTGCAAAAGGCCGCGGATACGGCCACGCCCTTAAAAGTAAAACTGGGCCTGGATCCCACCCGCCCCGATCTGCATTTGGGCCACACTGTGGTGTTGCGCAAGCTGCGGGCCTTTCAGGACTTGGGCCATCAGGCTATTTTAATTATCGGGGATGCCACGGCCATGATTGGCGATCCCTCCGGGCGAAGCGCCACTCGCCCGCCGCTGACCGATGCGGAAGTGCAGGTCAACGCTCAAACCTATCTGGATCAGGCCGGAAAAGTCATTGATGTGCGCAAGGCCCAGGTGGTGCGCAACAGTGAGTGGCTTAGCGGCATGAAACTGGAAGACTTTTTGAAGCTGGCCGCCAAAACCACCGTGGCTCAAATCATCGCCCGGGAAGACTTTGCCAACCGCCTGAAAGAGAACCGCCCCATTTCCCTGCACGAGCTGTTTTACCCCCTGATGCAAGGCTATGATTCCGTGGTGGTGGATGCCGACATTGAGCTGGGCGGTACGGATCAGCGCTTTAACAACCTGATGGGCCGAGAGCTGCAATTGGCCTACGGACGGGAGCGAGATCCGCAAATGGTGCTGCTGATGCCCCTGCTGGAAGGCACCGACGGCAAGGTCAAGATGTCCAAGTCCTATCCCGAGCATTGCATCAACCTGACCGATGTTCCCGAGGATTTTTACGGCAAACTAATGTCCATCCCCGATGCCTTGCTGCCCCGCTACGAGTTGTTGCTGGACTTGTTGAACGAGCAACAACTGGAAGAACAGGCCCAGCAGTTTAAAGATGGGGTGTTGAACCCCCGGGACATTAAAATGTATCTGGCCAAGCATCTGGTGGGTCAGTATCATGGCCCGGAAGCGGCTGCCGCTGCCGAGCAGGCCTTTATTACCAAGTTTCAAAAGCGCGATATCCCCGAAGACATGCCGGAATTGGCGCTGTCGGCGGAGACTCCCTATGGGTTAACCGCCTTGTTGACCGATCAGCAGTTGGCCCCCAGCCGGAACGAGGCTCGGCGGCTCATTCAGGGGGGCGGCGTGAAGCTGGATGGTGAAAAGGTGGCGGATGTAGACGCCCAGATTGCCTATGCCACTGGTCAGTCCGTGGTCTTGCAGGTGGGCAAGCGTAAGTTCATCCGCCTGAATTTTCAGTAG